The Anaerotignum faecicola genomic sequence TAAGATGGCTCCTTTCATTTATGCGGATAAAAGGAACGTAGTGTCTGTTACCCTGCTACGTCCCTTTTTATGATGTCTGTTTCAGCCGTCGGGCTTTTAGTTTGCCGGGATTAAACCAACGGATTTTACTAATTCGGTGCCTTCATCGGAGTAGATGTAGTCGAATAATGCTTTTACCAGGTCGTTCTGCTCGGAAATTTCTCCTTTGGTTGCCATAACGAACGGACGGCTTAAGAAATAAGATCCGGCTTTGATATTTTCAGGAGTTGCTTCTGTTCCATCCAGCTTTAAGGTCTTAACCGTATCGTCCAGAACGTCTAAGGAAACGTAGCCGATAGAACCGGGAGTGGAAGCAACCTTTGCCATAACTGCGCCGGTGCTGTCTAATTCATTGCTGTATTTGCAGGCGTCGGCCACATCGAGGATTTCCTCAAATGCGCTTCTTGTGCCGGATCC encodes the following:
- a CDS encoding substrate-binding domain-containing protein; this translates as GSGTRSAFEEILDVADACKYSNELDSTGAVMAKVASTPGSIGYVSLDVLDDTVKTLKLDGTEATPENIKAGSYFLSRPFVMATKGEISEQNDLVKALFDYIYSDEGTELVKSVGLIPAN